The following coding sequences are from one Leptolyngbya sp. NIES-3755 window:
- a CDS encoding DoxX family protein (similar to AA sequence:cyanobase_aa:LBDG_31200) — MTVTQSQQRSILTSLLQSDLSPNSTFQAAWLTVRVVVGALMIHNGFSKLADVQGFVDHVMTVIGFPFPVFFTYCAAFAEIGSSILLIFGFLTRISAVSLAFTMFIAVYFHLKKTGLDIGPLETASLYLLIYLLYAIGGGGNYSIDHLLSKDRS; from the coding sequence ATGACCGTGACACAGTCTCAGCAACGATCGATCTTAACTTCTCTTTTACAATCTGACCTTAGCCCGAATTCCACCTTTCAAGCGGCATGGTTAACGGTGCGCGTCGTAGTGGGCGCTTTGATGATTCACAATGGCTTTAGTAAGTTGGCGGATGTGCAAGGCTTTGTGGATCATGTAATGACCGTGATTGGCTTTCCGTTTCCGGTCTTTTTTACTTACTGTGCAGCCTTCGCGGAAATTGGCTCGTCAATTCTATTAATCTTTGGCTTTCTGACGCGAATTAGTGCTGTGTCACTCGCATTCACAATGTTCATCGCGGTTTACTTTCATTTGAAAAAGACCGGATTGGATATTGGACCTTTGGAAACCGCTTCGCTGTATCTGCTGATTTATCTGCTGTATGCGATCGGCGGTGGCGGGAATTATTCGATCGACCATTTGCTCTCGAAGGATCGTTCCTAA
- a CDS encoding hypothetical protein (similar to AA sequence:cyanobase_aa:LBDG_31190) — translation MTTVPDSISLLDLSRLWIQKALEEIAAENQQAEEGIELEEEE, via the coding sequence ATGACGACCGTGCCTGACAGCATTAGCTTGCTTGATCTATCAAGACTGTGGATTCAGAAAGCGTTAGAAGAGATTGCAGCAGAAAATCAACAGGCTGAAGAAGGGATCGAACTGGAAGAGGAAGAATAA
- a CDS encoding small GTP-binding protein (similar to AA sequence:cyanobase_aa:LBDG_03620), whose product MTDSISDAGKPLDQELDEAISGFDEIQNELNYRQAQTTLRELVENLDLTDQERSGLESEIHGLETMLEKLDRLVVQIAAFGMVGRGKSSLLNALLGQQIFETGAIHGVTRSQQSAQWSVASEAIEGSDQEILRVTLPSTTNSQIELIDTPGIDEVNGEAREALARQVAQQADLLLFIVSGDITKVEFQALSELRDVGKPIILVFNKIDQYPDADRMSIYQKIRDERVKELLSPDEIVMAAASPLIARAVKRPDGRMSPQMIKTEPQVQDLKLKILEVLHREGKSLVALNSMLFADDVHDRLLQRKLTIREQNANRVIWNGVMTKAIATAVNPVMVLDILSSAAIDVALIMSLSKLYGIQMTQQGALKLLQRIAIAMGGISATELLTNLGLSSLKGLLGLSAPATGGLSIAPYVTVALTQGAVAGVSTYAIAQVTKAYLANDASWGTESPKAVVTRILASLDEDSIMNRIKDELRAKLDLHARQAKANKN is encoded by the coding sequence ATGACTGACTCCATTTCCGATGCTGGCAAACCTTTGGATCAGGAGCTAGACGAAGCGATTTCCGGGTTCGATGAGATCCAAAATGAGCTAAATTATCGACAAGCTCAAACGACGCTACGGGAGCTAGTCGAAAATCTCGATTTAACTGACCAAGAGCGATCGGGATTGGAGTCAGAAATTCACGGACTGGAGACGATGCTAGAAAAGCTTGATCGTCTCGTGGTTCAAATTGCAGCATTTGGCATGGTCGGGCGCGGCAAGTCTTCGCTACTGAATGCGTTGCTCGGTCAACAAATCTTTGAAACAGGTGCAATTCACGGAGTCACGCGATCGCAGCAGTCGGCTCAGTGGAGCGTGGCAAGTGAAGCGATCGAGGGCAGTGATCAAGAAATCCTCCGCGTCACACTTCCCAGTACGACAAATTCTCAAATCGAATTAATTGACACGCCTGGAATCGATGAAGTCAACGGAGAAGCCAGAGAAGCCTTAGCGCGTCAAGTGGCTCAACAAGCCGATCTGTTACTCTTCATTGTCTCCGGTGATATCACCAAAGTCGAATTCCAAGCACTTTCAGAATTACGCGACGTTGGAAAGCCGATCATTCTGGTATTCAACAAAATCGATCAGTATCCCGATGCCGATCGTATGAGCATTTATCAAAAAATTCGCGATGAGCGTGTCAAAGAACTGCTTTCCCCTGATGAGATTGTAATGGCTGCGGCTTCTCCGTTAATTGCACGAGCGGTAAAACGTCCTGATGGTCGCATGTCGCCGCAAATGATCAAAACAGAGCCGCAAGTTCAAGATCTCAAACTGAAAATTCTTGAAGTTCTGCATCGAGAAGGTAAATCGCTAGTTGCGCTCAATTCGATGCTATTTGCGGATGACGTGCACGATCGCTTACTTCAACGCAAACTTACCATTCGTGAACAAAACGCCAATCGAGTGATCTGGAACGGTGTCATGACGAAAGCGATCGCGACTGCGGTAAATCCGGTGATGGTTCTCGATATTCTTAGCAGTGCTGCGATCGATGTGGCGCTAATCATGAGTTTATCCAAGCTCTATGGCATTCAGATGACCCAGCAAGGAGCCTTGAAATTACTCCAGCGAATTGCGATCGCGATGGGGGGCATTAGTGCGACTGAATTGTTAACGAATTTAGGATTGAGTTCGCTGAAAGGCTTGTTAGGGTTATCGGCTCCGGCAACTGGGGGATTGTCGATCGCGCCTTATGTGACAGTGGCACTGACTCAAGGAGCGGTGGCGGGCGTTTCGACTTATGCGATCGCTCAAGTGACGAAAGCGTATCTTGCGAATGATGCTTCTTGGGGGACAGAAAGTCCGAAAGCGGTCGTGACTCGAATTCTCGCTTCACTGGATGAGGATTCGATTATGAATCGGATTAAGGATGAACTCCGGGCAAAGCTTGACCTTCATGCGAGACAAGCGAAAGCAAATAAAAACTAG
- a CDS encoding hypothetical protein (similar to AA sequence:cyanobase_aa:LBDG_31210), protein MSHFSTLRSKITDAELLKASLRDLGFTVETNTEVRGMGCQRVHADIVAVLDGSYDIGWVHNEDGTYSIVADLWGVARKHNLAELMTSVNQKYAVQQTLSAVAKRPGLQNANIQVKVRG, encoded by the coding sequence ATGTCACACTTTAGTACACTCCGCAGCAAGATCACCGATGCCGAACTGCTCAAAGCTTCATTGCGCGACCTCGGTTTCACGGTTGAAACCAACACCGAAGTGCGGGGAATGGGCTGCCAGCGCGTTCATGCTGACATTGTTGCTGTGCTGGATGGCAGTTATGACATTGGTTGGGTACACAATGAAGATGGTACGTACAGCATCGTAGCAGATTTGTGGGGTGTGGCGAGAAAGCACAACCTTGCAGAACTGATGACCTCGGTGAATCAAAAATATGCAGTGCAGCAAACCCTCAGCGCAGTTGCAAAACGCCCTGGTTTGCAGAATGCAAATATTCAAGTGAAGGTTCGCGGCTAA
- a CDS encoding hypothetical protein (hypothetical protein glr1292;~similar to AA sequence:cyanobase_aa:LBDG_04300) — translation MSAIGEVIWLDAVGLGLTLWEGQFEDELDRVWLRWCDRHGSVIPTGAERANEAEAKAQRLAERLRPLGVDPNEI, via the coding sequence ATGAGTGCGATCGGAGAGGTCATTTGGCTCGATGCCGTTGGATTAGGCTTAACCTTATGGGAAGGACAATTTGAAGATGAATTAGATCGAGTGTGGTTGCGGTGGTGCGATCGTCATGGAAGCGTGATTCCCACTGGAGCCGAACGAGCAAATGAAGCAGAGGCGAAAGCGCAACGACTGGCAGAACGGCTGCGACCGCTCGGAGTCGATCCGAATGAAATCTGA
- a CDS encoding hypothetical protein (hypothetical protein Npun_F4915;~similar to AA sequence:cyanobase_aa:LBDG_15040), which yields MVDAILARSNELKQALTDFVYDAEGELAIAFEKFVADRLAQSQSKETKHRDTVVDIFLTHGQVGTKTPLELFIEQEPDLSESDRQLLLNWKRNFSGLFAIQEILPDGFKVMNWLTTKMYIVKPSDLEAMSRLKQGEMLVTRIAPVEDYWMIFSPYVQLGNLGKPKLAVAIGNFRQNYKSDLYGDAPELLEEAWKSVERYHQDFLDFFGSDQVTMSGYHLGKKIAEFQDFLTQRRMDEVGLDSNKSLAELAQDAGMSDEELTEMAEAMGLDAESAAKMVQNKAAAKMVTPQIDLPPELKKAEEVTVLAHPRWGQMLLTTYTQFESLLNAEDWKSIKGADKLIRKYLTEAEVNYFVWHRLAEQYPTQLESLLRSFLDRPEFTLEKDLDPLLQQYHKPLVPELPDIASVPLHLHNLFQEALAEVSKTKAKEKAKQPSKGFKRG from the coding sequence ATGGTAGATGCAATTTTGGCGCGATCGAATGAACTCAAACAAGCGCTGACGGATTTTGTATATGACGCGGAAGGAGAGTTAGCGATCGCGTTTGAGAAATTTGTCGCGGACAGGTTAGCTCAATCCCAATCGAAAGAGACTAAACATCGAGATACTGTTGTTGATATCTTTCTGACGCATGGACAGGTTGGCACGAAAACCCCACTGGAATTGTTTATCGAACAGGAACCGGACTTATCGGAGAGCGATCGACAATTACTTCTAAACTGGAAGCGCAACTTTTCAGGACTGTTCGCGATTCAAGAGATCTTGCCTGATGGTTTCAAAGTGATGAATTGGCTCACGACCAAAATGTACATTGTGAAGCCGAGTGATTTAGAAGCAATGTCGCGATTAAAGCAGGGTGAAATGTTGGTTACGCGAATTGCACCTGTGGAAGATTATTGGATGATTTTTAGTCCTTACGTGCAGCTTGGAAATTTAGGAAAACCGAAATTAGCAGTCGCGATCGGCAATTTCCGTCAGAACTATAAATCAGATCTTTATGGGGATGCTCCTGAGCTATTAGAAGAAGCTTGGAAATCGGTGGAACGCTACCATCAGGATTTTCTCGACTTTTTTGGCAGTGATCAAGTTACGATGTCGGGCTATCACTTAGGCAAAAAGATTGCTGAGTTTCAGGATTTTCTCACTCAGAGACGCATGGATGAGGTAGGACTTGATTCTAATAAATCGCTTGCAGAACTCGCTCAAGATGCAGGCATGAGCGACGAAGAACTGACCGAAATGGCGGAAGCAATGGGACTCGATGCGGAATCTGCTGCCAAAATGGTTCAAAACAAAGCAGCGGCAAAAATGGTGACACCGCAAATTGATCTACCACCAGAGTTGAAGAAAGCTGAAGAAGTCACAGTTCTTGCACATCCGCGTTGGGGACAGATGTTGCTGACGACTTACACCCAGTTTGAATCACTGTTAAATGCTGAAGATTGGAAATCTATCAAAGGTGCAGACAAACTGATTCGGAAGTATCTCACCGAGGCTGAAGTGAACTATTTTGTTTGGCATCGGTTAGCAGAACAGTATCCGACACAATTAGAAAGTTTGCTCAGATCGTTTCTCGATCGACCAGAGTTCACCCTTGAGAAAGATCTCGATCCATTGTTGCAGCAATACCATAAACCTTTAGTACCTGAACTTCCAGATATTGCTAGTGTTCCGCTGCATTTGCATAATCTCTTCCAAGAAGCATTAGCAGAAGTGAGTAAAACGAAGGCAAAAGAGAAAGCAAAACAGCCATCAAAAGGATTCAAACGGGGTTAG